The following DNA comes from Candidatus Leptovillus gracilis.
GTGGTGGAGCTTGTGCAGCATCGGCGTCTCGTCGTCGTATGAGCCGGTGTGCATGACCTGGACCGACAGCCCTTCGTGGTAGCTTTCCAACCGCAGTTGATCCAGGGCAGGTAAGGCCTTTTGTTTTTGCACAACGGTCGCAGCCGCCGCAAACATCTCCGCCGTAATCCACTCCGGCTGCATGATCATCATTGTCCAACTCCATTGGCTTTTGTCGCGCTGCGTGGTAAAGGCGTCTATATCGTCGGCCCACCACAGCCCTTCCAATGGCATGACGGCATAATCCTGGCCCATCTGCTGTTTGCTCATAAATTTGAGTTTGTAGGCCAGACCATACAACGCTTCGACGGCTTGCTGGTAAGCAACGGCCGTGTTCGGGTCGCCGTGGCCGTCAATCATCAGGAATTGCAGGGTTGGCACATCCACCAGCGTAAACTGAACAGCCGGTTGGTAAAGATGTTTAAGATCACGTTTAAAATCTATTTTGTCCATCATTTATAGCTCCCTACGGCACACGGCCGTTCCGTCTGTGCCCTATCTTCAATCAGTTGAGCCAGTTTATACCCCAAATATGACGCCCTCTGTCAACTATCCGCATACGTCATAATCCGACATCTTCATCACCCTGTCACCTTGTCACCTTTATCTACGGGGCAAACAATTGGGCGAACAGGCGGGCATTTTCGGCAGCGGCAAACTGGCTAAAAGCAGCCGCCGATTCCACTTTGGCTTGGGCTTTTTTCTGTTCCAGGTTAGCCACCAGCCAGCCAATCGCCACCAGCGCCCGGCGGTTGCGCTGGTGGCGCAGGGGCAGTTTGTCAGCGACATGCAGCAGGTAAGCCTGCTGCACGTTCAGGTCATTCAGGTCGCCCAACCGGTTTTGCAACTGCTTAAGCTGCCGGATCAGCAGCCCCATCTCTTTCGCTGGAAACAGGCTGGCGAAAAATTCCATCAGGTAGCGCAATTTTTTGCACTCAATGCGCAAAGCGTGCATCTGACCATGCTGCTCTTCAGCCAGGATGGTCCGCCCGGCGCGAATCACCTGCTGATAACGCTTGTAGATGCGGCGGCGGGCTAAAATCAGGATAGGGGTGGCCGCTTTACGGGGTACGGCCGTTGCCCCCTTTTCGTCCACCGGTTCCGCCAAAACCCTCTCCCAATCGGCCACAATCTGCTGATATTCGGCGGAAGTCAGTCCGGCGCGGACCTCTTGCAGCGCCTCGGCCCGCTGTTGGCGCAAATAGATAAACAGCGGTTCGATTTTGCCCCGCAGAAAATCCGGCAGTTGGCGCTTGTACTCCTCCTCGGCCAACAAATAAACGTCCAGATCGCGCAGGCGATTGGACAACCGGCCGATCACCTTAAACCCATGCCGGAAACGCTTGAGTTCGGCCGGCGGGAAGACGGCTTTGATCTGGCTGAGGGCGGAGCGGGTGCGGCGCACGGCCACGCGGTAATCGTGCAAAAACTCCGGGTCCAGGTCTTGCAAGATGTACGCTTCGTTGGCGCGCATCACCTGGAGCAGGTAAGACAAGATTGCTTTGGTGGCTTCGTCAGCGCGCATAGCGGGGGCAAGTTGGATGTCTAACCGGGCGGAGTAGGCCCCTGGCGTTTGCCCGGCGGCGGCCAGGGCAGTGTGGTAGATGTCTGTGGTGACGGCCGTTACACCCACCAACGCCAATCTTGCGGCCATCTCGGCCACGACCGCCTCCTGCCCGGCGACAGGTTGAATGCTCAGGGTGAAAATGGGCGCAGTGGCGGGGTAAGCGGACGGCCGTATCTCTTGCATCAGCAGCCGGGCAACCGGCTGCCCGGCCACGTCGAGCGCCTGACAGGGGGTCGTGTGTATCACCACATCGGCCTGCGGCAGCAAAGCGCGCACTTCCAGGATTGGGTCCAGCCGGGCGCGCAGCAAACCATGCGGCAGGTCCCAAACATACACCGGAGGATCTGGCAAGACGGCCGTTGTTAGCACCCTGTTGGCCGCCAAATCGTGCAGCGTAAACCGCTGCCCCACCCCCATAAAGGCCAACAACTGCCGATAAAGCCGCCAATCAAAGGTGTCATAAATCGTCAGATGTTCGGCGCCGGACGGCGCGTCCAGCGGTATGATGCAGTACGGCAGCCATCGAGCCAGGTCGTCGGCTGTGGACTCTGGCGGCAGTAAAAATTTCAGCATGGGTTTCCTCTAAAAATCATACAAAGGTACAAAGAGACAAGGGAAAGAAGGTCCAAAGCGGGCAGATTGGAGCCATGATTCTATTTTACTCCACCGACGGCCGTGTTAACAGAACCATAACAATGAACCAGCGGTTCTCAAGTTGTCATGGTGTGTGGTATAGGGGCGGGACGGCGCGTGCAGGGAACAGCCGCAGCGAACGACATTTTCCCGCGCCGTCTCGCCCAACAGGATCCAAAGAGGGGCGAGACAGGCGGGGGGCAAGGCATTGGTGATTGGCAAAAACGTTGCGCCGCCTGTCCCGCCCCTACGGCTGGGTTTCAAAATGAGAATTGCTGACAATGAACAGCAGACAATCGGGTTCGCGGGTTGCCAGGGAGCCTGTGGCAGACCCACCTTTTCTGGCTGTCCTCACGCCGCCCTATTTTCCTTAACTCTGATATAATCTGGCGACAGTAAACTCTTTATCGGCTGTCGGAGTAGTTTAAGCATATGGCGCAACCCGATTTCAGGCAGGAAGCAGAGAATTTATTCGATTATATGGTGGCGCAGCGGCGCGATTTCCACCGTCATCCTGAGTTGGGTTTCCAGGAGACGCGCACGGCCGGAATCGTGGCCGAGACGCTGCAAGAATTAGGGCTGGAAGTGCAGCGCGGCGTCGGGCAAACCGGCGTGGTCGCGCTGCTAGAAGGGGCCAAACCCGGCCCCACTGTCCTGGTTCGTTTCGACATGGACGCCCTGCCCATCCAGGAAGAAAACCTGCTCGATTATGCCTCGCAAAACCCCGGCGTCATGCACGCCTGCGGCCACGACGGCCACACCACCATGGGGCTGGCCCTGGCAAAAATCCTGACTCGCTACCAGGCAGAGATGGCCGGCGCCATCAAATTTGTCTTTCAACCGGCCGAAGAAGGCATGGGCGGCGCATTTGCCATGATCGCCGACGGCGTGCTGCGAAATCCGCGCCCGGATGTAGCCCTGGCGATGCACTTATGGACGCCAGAGGAGTTTGGCAAGGTGCGTGTGGTCGAAGGGCCGTGCATGGCCTCGTCGAGTGTGTTCACGCTGACGGTACAGGGACATGGCGGGCATGGCGCTGCGCCGCATCTGGCAGTGGACCCTATTTTGGCGGCGGCGCAAATCGTCTCCGGGCTGCAAAGTATTGTCAGCCGCAACGTCAACCCCCAGGACAGTGTGG
Coding sequences within:
- a CDS encoding amidohydrolase, whose product is MAQPDFRQEAENLFDYMVAQRRDFHRHPELGFQETRTAGIVAETLQELGLEVQRGVGQTGVVALLEGAKPGPTVLVRFDMDALPIQEENLLDYASQNPGVMHACGHDGHTTMGLALAKILTRYQAEMAGAIKFVFQPAEEGMGGAFAMIADGVLRNPRPDVALAMHLWTPEEFGKVRVVEGPCMASSSVFTLTVQGHGGHGAAPHLAVDPILAAAQIVSGLQSIVSRNVNPQDSVVVSIGQFSAGTTFNVIPDRAILKGTVRSYNNDLHRMIYRRILEMAHHQAIAFSCEATMETIAIVAAVNNAPEPTAVVRQAAAHMMGADNIVEHRTMASEDMGYILEEIPGCYFFIGARNSEKGFTFAHHHPRFNFDERAMLDGVAVMGQAIANYVMTENGRKP
- a CDS encoding GyrI-like domain-containing protein; its protein translation is MMDKIDFKRDLKHLYQPAVQFTLVDVPTLQFLMIDGHGDPNTAVAYQQAVEALYGLAYKLKFMSKQQMGQDYAVMPLEGLWWADDIDAFTTQRDKSQWSWTMMIMQPEWITAEMFAAAATVVQKQKALPALDQLRLESYHEGLSVQVMHTGSYDDETPMLHKLHHEFMPANGLVFNGRHHEIYLSDPRRVPAAKLKTILRQPVRSA
- a CDS encoding CHAD domain-containing protein, with amino-acid sequence MLKFLLPPESTADDLARWLPYCIIPLDAPSGAEHLTIYDTFDWRLYRQLLAFMGVGQRFTLHDLAANRVLTTAVLPDPPVYVWDLPHGLLRARLDPILEVRALLPQADVVIHTTPCQALDVAGQPVARLLMQEIRPSAYPATAPIFTLSIQPVAGQEAVVAEMAARLALVGVTAVTTDIYHTALAAAGQTPGAYSARLDIQLAPAMRADEATKAILSYLLQVMRANEAYILQDLDPEFLHDYRVAVRRTRSALSQIKAVFPPAELKRFRHGFKVIGRLSNRLRDLDVYLLAEEEYKRQLPDFLRGKIEPLFIYLRQQRAEALQEVRAGLTSAEYQQIVADWERVLAEPVDEKGATAVPRKAATPILILARRRIYKRYQQVIRAGRTILAEEQHGQMHALRIECKKLRYLMEFFASLFPAKEMGLLIRQLKQLQNRLGDLNDLNVQQAYLLHVADKLPLRHQRNRRALVAIGWLVANLEQKKAQAKVESAAAFSQFAAAENARLFAQLFAP